One Primulina huaijiensis isolate GDHJ02 chromosome 8, ASM1229523v2, whole genome shotgun sequence genomic region harbors:
- the LOC140982995 gene encoding probable disease resistance protein At4g27220 isoform X3, producing MGRLEREMSNRNQNIEEARLRAEIPTTDVQNWSNEGSQKLEEATRILQGCDDLKLWNIIPRYSVGKNAKETAEGIAKLREEGNLLRIADPPPPAAMVPICRPPNLEFQSRKIMEEDIIKSLKDGNVRMIAICGAGGVGKTTMVRRIEDRVRKEFDEIKIQKQIAEILGLGLSEDTLAGRAHKLRTRLMDSKKKLIIFDDVWKSFEPEDIGVPYGGCKIILTSRLKDVCEEMGADKVIEIQVLDKKEAWTLFREKSGDCVDASHLRPIAEKVAAECKGLPIALATVGKALKNKNMKTWEHALLQLRGANPTNFPQVLENVYLPLKLSYDFLETESEKSLFLLCCLFPEDYNIRIEDLALLSFGLGMFERNYNIEDGRNGTYHLLERLRSRFLLMTGSDEEEVKMHDVVRDVAIFIGSKEKQGFLNVCSMDSSRNCNWMSVEISNIANAKLPVGLDFPNLRILMLLNSNYYEFPEGFDVNDICFKKMEELTVLYFSNQKFQSLPSSLNFLKKLRKLHLHYCKVKDISVVGELASLEILRVWHCNKIDELPADVGKLKSLRLLELRDCKKLKRIVTGVISSLVGLEELKIVDCFNKWEAKGNVSEERNASLSEPESLSNLTCLEIAIFDPNLLAQEILLSKRLRRYRIRACEDPFLFEDMKHERSIGLQLPRDVTVGNWIRELGKNTQSLELRGDGSNDFNLGEIESLRELVFKNCSTVEKLMNAIDWKFPMLEHLELSELGVLEEIINGTILEGSNSFRTLESLVVERLPKLEYLWKSTNQNVSLVNLKSIYIFFCPNLRYLFSMATARSLVQLQSLEILSCDTIEQLLWNEMESNTEASIIEFPKLKRLKLFDLPNLLSFTQGVEIIKFPQLIELEIEYCPKLRTKIDQCPTGGMIENVDVRNSDNIEEIFRDDGNHHIIFQELRELRLNKLPCLTTFYGGAESIKFPKLEVLWIGNLPRLNSFVAIDSEPTHDHNSLHFFCNKKVEIIGLKELHLIHFPDKISKIWCTHIPISFFHNLERLVIYKIDGIRNLISSSIAKALVNLKSLDIYYCKEMIDVIEDVTHLTANSVFPNLEYLDIIDNCKLRGFCQWTHAFELPSLVHVQIVGCPLMKTFTLGSLSTPKLHEFKINCEDIEIKDLNGGIHHFISTKQNANDDENKDEHNDDEKHEDKKQIEGEETTLSSNNNLM from the exons ATGGGTCGTTTGGAAAGGGAAATGAGCAATAGGAACCAAAATATTGAAGAGGCTCGGCTTCGTGCCGAGATTCCTACGACTGATGTCCAAAATTGGTCAAATGAAGGCTCTCAGAAGCTTGAGGAGGCGACGAGGATTTTGCAAGGCTGCGATGATCTTAAGCTATGGAATATAATCCCGCGGTACTCGGTGGGAAAGAATGCCAAAGAAACAGCAGAAGGCATCGCTAAACTACGAGAAGAAGGAAATTTGCTTAGGATTGCTGATCCCCCCCCTCCGGCAGCAATGGTACCTATCTGTCGTCCACCAAATTTGGAGTTTCAATCGAGAAAAATCATGGAGGAAGACATCATCAAGTCTTTGAAAGATGGCAACGTCCGCATGATAGCGATTTGCGGCGCGGGAGGTGTTGGGAAGACAACTATGGTGCGAAGAATTGAGGATAGGGTGAGAAAAGAATTTGATGAG ATTAAAATTCAGAAGCAAATTGCAGAAATATTAGGTTTGGGTTTGAGCGAGGATACTTTGGCTGGTAGAGCGCATAAATTGCGCACCAGGCTAATGGATTCGAAGAAGAAACTCATAATATTTGATGATGTTTGGAAAAGCTTTGAGCCGGAGGATATAGGAGTTCCTTATGGAGgatgcaaaattattttgacATCTCGACTCAAAGATGTATGTGAAGAAATGGGAGCCGATAAAGTTATTGAAATACAAGTCTTAGACAAAAAAGAAGCTTGGACACTTTTTAGAGAGAAATCTGGTGATTGCGTGGATGCTTCACATCTGCGTCCCATAGCAGAAAAAGTCGCAGCAGAATGCAAAGGTTTGCCAATTGCGCTTGCAACCGTTGGTAAAgctctgaaaaataaaaatatgaagacCTGGGAACATGCACTTTTACAACTGAGAGGAGCTAACCCAACGAATTTCCCGCAAGTTCTAGAAAATGTTTATTTGCCTCTGAAACTTAGTTACGATTTCTTGGAAACTGAAAGTGAAAAGTCCCTTTTCCTGCTATGTTGCTTGTTTCCCGAAGATTATAACATCCGGATTGAGGACTTGGCTTTGCTCAGCTTTGGGTTAGGCATGTTTGAGAGAAACTACAATATTGAAGATGGAAGAAACGGAACATATCATTTATTGGAGAGGCTTAGAAGTCGTTTTTTATTGATGACTGGTAGCGATGAAGAAGAGGTAAAAATGCATGATGTTGTTCGTGATGTGGCTATTTTCATTGGTTCAAAAGAAAAGCAAGGGTTTTTGAATGTGTGCTCAATGGATTCATCGCGCAATTGCAATTGGATGTCAGTGGAAATTTCAAATATTGCCAATGCCAAGCTTCCAGTTGGGTTGGATTTTCCAAATCTTCGTATCCTGATGCTTTTGAATTCCAATTATTATGAATTTCCCGAAGGATTTGATGTCAatgatatttgttttaaaaaaatggaggAGCTGACAGTCTTgtatttttcaaatcaaaaatTTCAATCACTTCCATCATCTCTGAATTTCCTTAAAAAACTTAGAAAGTTGCACTTGCATTATTGCAAGGTTAAAGACATATCTGTTGTTGGCGAGTTAGCAAGTTTGGAAATTCTTCGTGTCTGGCACTGTAACAAAATTGATGAGTTACCAGCAGATGTTGGGAAATTGAAATCTCTAAGATTATTAGAATTAAGGGATTGCAAGAAACTCAAAAGAATAGTGACTGGTGTCATATCAAGCTTGGTTGGGTTGGAGGAATTGAAGATAGTTGATTGCTTTAACAAATGGGAAGCAAAGGGAAATGTAAGCGAAGAAAGGAATGCTAGTCTTTCAGAACCTGAGTCTCTCAGCAATTTGACTTGCTTGGAGATTGCTATATTTGATCCCAACTTGCTCGCCCAAGAGATATTGCTTTCAAAGCGGTTAAGAAGATATCGAATACGTGCTTGTGAGGACCCTTTTTTATTTGAAGACATGAAGCATGAGAGAAGTATCGGACTCCAATTACCGAGAGACGTGACAGTAGGAAATTGGATTCGGGAACTAGGAAAGAACACCCAGTCGCTAGAATTACGTGGAGATGGTTCAAACGATTTTAATCTAGGTGAGATTGAAAGCTTGAGGGAGCTCGtatttaaaaattgttcaacGGTGGAGAAATTGATGAATGCAATCGATTGGAAATTCCCCATGTTGGAGCACCTGGAGCTGAGTGAACTCGGAGTGTTGGAAGAGATAATTAATGGTACAATTCTAGAGGGATCCAATTCCTTCCGAACTCTAGAATCACTAGTTGTTGAACGTCTTCCCAAGTTGGAATATTTGTGGAAGAGTACAAATCAGAATGTTTCACTGGTCAACCTCAAAtccatatacatttttttttgtccCAATCTACGATATCTCTTCTCAATGGCAACAGCAAGGAGTCTTGTACAACTTCAAAGCCTGGAAATACTTTCATGTGATACGATTGAACAATTGTTGTGGAATGAAATGGAAAGCAACACAGAGGCTTCTATTATCGAGTTCCCAAAGTTGAAAAGACTGAAACTGTTCGATCTGCCAAACCTTTTATCTTTCACCCAAGGAGttgaaatcataaaattccCTCAGTTGATAGAACTAGAAATCGAATACTGCCCAAAGCTCCGAACCAAAATAGACCAATGCCCAACCGGCGGCATGATTGAGAATGTCGACGTTCGTAATTCTGACAATATAGAAGAAATATTTAGGGATGATGGAAATCACCATATCATATTCCAAGAATTGAGGGAACTTAGACTAAACAAACTACCATGCCTGACAACATTCTACGGAGGTGCTGAAAGCATCAAGTTTCCAAAGCTGGAAGTGTTGTGGATTGGAAATTTGCCAAGGCTGAATAGTTTTGTGGCAATAGATTCAGAACCCACCCACGACCATAATTCTCTTCATTTCTTTTGCAATAAAAAG GTTGAAATTATTGGCCTGAAGGAACTTCATCTCATTCACTTTCCAGATAAAATAAGCAAGATATGGTGTACCCATATCCCAATTAGTTTCTTTCATAATCTTGAGAGATTggttatatataaaattgacGGCATCAGAAACTTAATATCATCTTCAATTGCAAAAGCTCTTGTTAATCTCAAGTCATTAGATATATATTATTGCAAAGAGATGATTGACGTGATTGAAGATGTGACACATCTAACTGCTAACTCTGTCTTTCCTAATCTGGAATATTTGGATATTATCGACAATTGTAAGTTGAGAGGTTTTTGCCAATGGACGCACGCATTTGAGTTACCATCACTTGTCCATGTTCAAATAGTTGGTTGCCCCCTGATGAAAACTTTCACTTTGGGATCGTTAAGTACGCCAAAATTACACGAGTTCAAGATAAATTGCGAGGACATTGAAATAAAAGACTTGAACGGCGGTATACATCATTTCATAAGTACTAAG CAGAATGCAAACGATGATGAGAACAAGGATGAGCACAATGATGATGAGAAGCATGAGGATAAGAAACAGATAGAAGGCGAGGAAACGACACTGAGCAGCAACAACAATCTTATGTGA